The following proteins are encoded in a genomic region of Candidatus Moraniibacteriota bacterium:
- a CDS encoding DUF1616 domain-containing protein — MGIVLFIPGYFLVLATFLNKKMSPIETFVVSFGSSIIITDLIIILIGKSPLPITSASILGMILFFSLACLAIYLFRKKRKNEIIGNKQGISHDRFPIKSAAMILLIVFLTIFIRTIYFKDTIFPTTTDLGHHMYWSKQIAITGDLPQYEKADIGQDFTIGEPQPIADFIIGEHLIFAAISIISGAEFISAFPGLVLFLIQIISLLAIFILTREIFKKAEHRYGDTIAITTLFLIGPLYAFATPQAKFVSGGVIGNIIGNLFIPLAIYFYVRAFSEKKSSLLAWALFFSFGLAYTHHLSTFVFIFIAFFSLISFAALNFRTVFSEARRLLRLIISPSVLTVIAAGIIFTFFVYTPSYFNQEAIDTAVGTPSKSTRTGLTLGQLKTTAGEARFAFAVAGIIMLFFVRKIGKYRQAFMIGWIAALALMSLRPDWLFVDIPSNRIASYVVFPIAIIAACMLVHIFILFRNKNENTNKNYIGPVFILITFFAFMMFVSADGFNDNANSLNTDNSANKALQTYAAAQYLAEHSGSDDIILKDHNYLSGDTWIKLFFMRGYNYPLSRGYFKRYEDSPSREQCTNLMISAPSSPEANKCFIGTKTNFTMINPKIDSGQFNKLDNFWQVYSSDEVGIYYRKDN; from the coding sequence ATGGGAATAGTATTATTTATTCCTGGATATTTTTTGGTCCTCGCAACATTTCTTAATAAAAAAATGTCTCCTATTGAAACTTTTGTGGTTTCATTCGGCTCAAGCATTATAATTACAGATTTGATTATAATTCTTATTGGAAAATCTCCCCTGCCTATTACCAGTGCTTCTATCCTTGGTATGATCCTTTTTTTCAGCTTAGCGTGCCTTGCGATTTATCTTTTCAGAAAAAAAAGAAAAAATGAAATTATTGGAAATAAACAAGGCATATCTCATGACAGGTTTCCAATTAAGTCGGCTGCTATGATTTTATTGATTGTTTTTTTAACAATTTTTATAAGGACAATATACTTCAAGGATACTATATTTCCAACTACTACAGATCTCGGACATCACATGTATTGGAGCAAACAAATTGCAATTACTGGTGATCTTCCACAATATGAAAAGGCCGATATTGGGCAAGACTTTACCATCGGAGAGCCTCAACCGATAGCCGATTTTATAATCGGTGAACATCTTATTTTTGCCGCAATCTCAATTATTTCTGGAGCAGAATTTATTTCTGCCTTCCCTGGCTTAGTTCTTTTTTTAATCCAAATAATATCACTATTGGCAATATTCATTCTGACCCGTGAAATTTTTAAAAAAGCAGAACATAGGTATGGAGACACTATAGCAATAACTACCCTATTCCTTATCGGACCCCTATACGCATTCGCAACGCCTCAGGCCAAATTTGTCAGCGGAGGAGTCATAGGAAACATTATTGGCAATCTTTTTATTCCACTAGCTATCTATTTTTATGTGCGGGCTTTTTCAGAAAAAAAATCATCATTGCTTGCATGGGCTTTATTTTTCAGCTTCGGATTAGCCTATACGCATCATCTCAGCACTTTTGTATTTATTTTTATCGCTTTCTTCAGTCTTATTTCATTCGCTGCACTCAATTTTAGAACAGTATTCTCGGAAGCACGCAGATTATTAAGATTAATAATTTCTCCGAGCGTATTGACAGTCATAGCTGCAGGAATAATTTTCACTTTTTTTGTTTACACTCCGAGCTACTTTAACCAGGAAGCTATAGATACCGCTGTTGGAACACCAAGTAAGTCAACACGGACGGGGCTAACCTTAGGTCAGCTAAAAACTACTGCTGGAGAGGCTCGATTTGCCTTTGCTGTCGCAGGAATCATAATGCTATTTTTTGTGCGTAAAATAGGAAAATACAGACAAGCTTTCATGATTGGATGGATTGCAGCCCTTGCGCTTATGTCACTCAGGCCTGATTGGCTTTTTGTGGACATCCCTTCAAATAGAATTGCAAGTTACGTAGTCTTTCCTATAGCCATAATAGCTGCATGCATGCTTGTACATATTTTCATATTATTTAGGAATAAAAATGAAAATACAAACAAAAACTATATTGGTCCCGTTTTTATCTTAATAACTTTTTTTGCTTTTATGATGTTTGTTTCGGCAGATGGCTTTAATGACAATGCAAATTCTTTAAATACGGATAACAGTGCTAACAAAGCCTTGCAAACCTATGCTGCTGCTCAATATCTTGCTGAACATTCTGGTTCTGATGATATTATACTTAAAGATCACAATTATCTTTCAGGTGACACATGGATAAAACTTTTTTTCATGCGTGGATATAATTATCCTCTTTCAAGAGGTTATTTTAAAAGATATGAAGATTCTCCATCCCGGGAACAATGCACTAATTTAATGATATCTGCACCAAGCAGTCCTGAAGCTAACAAGTGTTTTATTGGAACAAAAACCAATTTCACCATGATTAATCCAAAAATTGACAGCGGCCAATTTAATAAGCTGGATAATTTCTGGCAAGTTTATTCATCGGATGAGGTGGGAATTTATTATAGAAAAGATAATTAA
- a CDS encoding glycosyltransferase family 4 protein codes for MDKLKILFISHTFPPIVGGVETHNYELSSWLSKQAEVKIIANKKRWLIPFFLVYATIRAVLSARKYDAIVLGSCLLSNVAWRLKLFGNKKPVIAVAHGLDLTFKNFFYQKLWIGIFLKKIDKIIAVGNETAKVAKEKGIPEEKIIFIPNGVDTEKNLVSATKGALEKIIGQPIAGKKILLTSGRLAKRKGVAWFISNVIPKLGEEFLYVVAGNGPDKENIEDAIKNTNLENHVIVLGYVSDEKRNILLNTADLFIQPNIKVPGDMEGFGISVVEAGACRLPVLASEIEGLRDAIKDGKNGFLTESANADMFVQKINELFNQGSPREIYGEKVREYVVQNYSWEYVSNLYFKEIETVIKK; via the coding sequence ATGGATAAATTGAAAATTTTGTTTATTTCCCACACTTTTCCGCCTATTGTCGGCGGAGTTGAAACGCATAATTACGAGCTTTCATCCTGGCTTTCCAAGCAAGCTGAAGTGAAAATTATAGCTAATAAAAAAAGATGGCTTATTCCGTTTTTTTTAGTGTATGCTACTATCCGCGCTGTTTTATCAGCTCGAAAATATGATGCGATTGTTTTGGGCAGCTGCCTGCTTTCTAATGTCGCTTGGAGACTAAAACTTTTCGGCAATAAGAAACCTGTGATTGCAGTCGCCCACGGGCTTGATCTAACTTTCAAAAATTTCTTTTATCAAAAATTATGGATTGGGATTTTTCTGAAAAAAATAGACAAAATTATTGCCGTTGGAAATGAAACCGCGAAAGTTGCCAAAGAAAAAGGAATCCCGGAAGAAAAAATTATTTTCATTCCAAATGGCGTAGACACTGAAAAAAATTTAGTTTCAGCCACTAAAGGTGCTTTAGAAAAAATTATCGGACAGCCAATTGCTGGTAAAAAAATCCTTTTGACTTCAGGAAGATTGGCTAAAAGAAAAGGAGTGGCTTGGTTTATTTCCAATGTAATTCCGAAACTCGGAGAAGAATTTTTATATGTTGTTGCCGGCAATGGACCCGACAAGGAAAATATAGAGGATGCGATAAAGAATACTAATTTAGAAAACCACGTAATAGTATTGGGGTATGTTTCAGACGAAAAAAGGAACATTCTTCTGAATACTGCTGACCTTTTTATACAGCCGAATATAAAGGTTCCTGGAGATATGGAAGGTTTTGGAATATCTGTTGTTGAGGCTGGCGCCTGCAGACTTCCTGTTTTAGCTTCAGAAATTGAAGGTCTTAGAGATGCTATTAAAGACGGAAAAAATGGATTCCTGACAGAATCTGCTAATGCAGACATGTTCGTACAAAAAATAAATGAACTTTTCAACCAAGGCAGCCCACGGGAAATTTACGGTGAAAAAGTGCGCGAATATGTGGTTCAAAACTACAGCTGGGAATATGTTTCAAATTTATATTTTAAAGAAATAGAAACAGTGATAAAAAAATAA
- a CDS encoding glycosyltransferase family 2 protein, with translation MRLIVNIPAYNEEEKIAETIHKIPRGFQGIDEVLIQVIDDGSIDKTAEKAREAGADLIVSYKPNRRLAYSFKRAIENSLENGADIMVNIDADGQFDANEIPKLLEPILEGRADMVIGNRFGETKAENIPWIRKTLNKFAAGIIGFFLGHKTNDLTCGFRAHNRETMLRLNLVNTHFTYTQETIIDAIGKDLKLVWVPISVTYFDDRKAKITKSIWKFVGNSAKIILKAIRDVRPLKFFGWPGLFFIFLGLIGIIFFAVNYFQDFKITPYRNYIIFSSISIFLGIQLTIFALIADMIKSNRRIEEEIMYQLKKEKYKK, from the coding sequence ATGAGACTTATAGTAAATATCCCGGCTTATAATGAGGAAGAAAAAATAGCCGAAACTATCCATAAAATTCCGCGTGGATTTCAGGGAATTGATGAAGTTCTCATCCAGGTAATTGATGATGGATCAATTGATAAAACTGCTGAAAAAGCCCGGGAAGCCGGAGCTGATTTAATAGTTTCTTATAAGCCTAACAGACGCCTGGCTTATTCATTCAAAAGGGCTATTGAAAATTCACTGGAAAACGGCGCAGACATTATGGTGAATATAGATGCGGACGGGCAATTTGATGCCAATGAAATTCCTAAACTATTAGAGCCTATTCTTGAAGGACGAGCAGACATGGTCATTGGCAACAGGTTTGGAGAGACAAAGGCTGAAAATATTCCTTGGATTAGAAAGACTTTGAATAAGTTTGCTGCCGGTATAATCGGTTTTTTCCTGGGGCACAAAACTAATGACCTGACTTGCGGATTCAGGGCTCACAATCGTGAAACTATGCTCAGGCTCAATCTGGTCAATACTCATTTCACCTATACACAGGAAACGATCATTGATGCGATCGGAAAAGATCTCAAATTAGTTTGGGTGCCAATTAGCGTTACTTACTTCGACGACAGGAAAGCAAAAATTACAAAATCTATCTGGAAGTTTGTCGGGAATTCAGCCAAGATAATTTTAAAAGCTATCCGTGATGTCCGACCGCTCAAATTTTTTGGCTGGCCTGGATTATTTTTTATTTTTCTTGGCCTTATTGGCATAATATTTTTTGCCGTCAATTATTTCCAGGATTTTAAGATAACACCTTATAGGAATTACATTATCTTTTCATCTATAAGTATTTTCCTGGGAATCCAGCTGACTATTTTTGCCCTCATAGCTGATATGATTAAATCTAATCGCCGGATAGAAGAAGAGATTATGTATCAGCTAAAAAAGGAAAAATATAAGAAATGA
- a CDS encoding nucleotide sugar dehydrogenase, with amino-acid sequence MEKKSQSVCIIGLGYVGLPLAVQCALKGYTVYGLENDIEKNNLINAGKSPIKEDFLEKNLPNIKVEATNDPSVIQKADVVIMCVPTPVDENYYPDLTPVKDATHAIVKNLKKGQLIVIESTINPGVCEEVIKPMFDEAGYEIGKDYELAHCPERINPGDPKWNVTNIPRVVGSFTKKGLGAAVDFYSDVIDAEIMPMKSIREAEATKIVENSFRDINIAFVNELAKSFDVLGIDVVDVIKGASTKPFAFMPHWPSRGIGGHCIPVDPYYLIERAKASGFDHEFLKTARKVNNSMPEYTVELLQDALNQIRMPLNGTKIGLMGISYKANIADLRESPALKIIKFLKIHKADVLIFDPHTEKHSTVKSLDELLEKSDALILATNHKEFLEINPETFKKNEIKVIIDGMNCLNKEEIAKHGIIYKGIGH; translated from the coding sequence ATGGAAAAAAAATCCCAGTCAGTTTGTATTATAGGTTTAGGTTATGTAGGTCTTCCTTTAGCTGTTCAATGTGCCCTGAAAGGATATACAGTATATGGGCTTGAAAATGACATCGAAAAAAATAATCTTATTAATGCAGGCAAAAGTCCTATAAAAGAGGATTTTCTGGAAAAAAATCTTCCCAATATAAAGGTAGAAGCAACAAATGATCCGTCTGTAATACAAAAAGCAGATGTTGTTATTATGTGCGTTCCGACTCCGGTTGATGAAAATTATTATCCTGATTTGACTCCAGTTAAAGACGCTACTCATGCCATTGTAAAAAATCTTAAAAAAGGACAGCTTATCGTCATTGAATCTACGATTAACCCTGGCGTGTGTGAAGAAGTCATTAAGCCTATGTTTGATGAAGCTGGATATGAAATCGGCAAAGATTATGAACTCGCCCATTGCCCTGAAAGAATTAATCCTGGAGATCCTAAATGGAATGTAACCAACATTCCCCGCGTCGTCGGTTCTTTCACTAAAAAAGGATTGGGTGCTGCAGTAGATTTTTATAGTGATGTTATTGATGCCGAAATAATGCCAATGAAATCTATCCGCGAAGCCGAAGCAACAAAGATTGTTGAAAATTCTTTCCGTGACATAAATATTGCTTTCGTAAATGAACTGGCAAAGTCTTTCGATGTACTTGGCATTGATGTTGTTGATGTCATCAAAGGCGCCTCCACTAAGCCTTTTGCTTTTATGCCTCATTGGCCAAGCCGAGGGATTGGAGGACATTGCATTCCGGTTGATCCATATTACTTGATTGAACGCGCTAAAGCATCCGGATTTGATCATGAATTTTTGAAAACAGCCCGCAAAGTCAATAATTCCATGCCGGAATATACTGTAGAACTTCTGCAGGATGCTCTTAACCAAATTAGAATGCCTCTTAATGGGACAAAGATTGGGCTTATGGGTATTTCATACAAAGCTAATATTGCTGATCTCCGCGAATCACCAGCCTTAAAGATTATAAAATTCCTAAAAATACACAAAGCAGATGTTTTAATTTTTGATCCCCATACCGAAAAGCATTCAACGGTAAAATCTCTTGACGAACTATTGGAAAAGTCAGACGCACTTATCCTGGCAACAAATCATAAGGAATTTCTTGAAATCAATCCAGAAACTTTCAAAAAGAACGAAATCAAAGTCATTATTGACGGAATGAATTGTCTTAATAAAGAAGAGATCGCAAAACATGGTATAATATACAAAGGAATAGGACACTAA
- a CDS encoding glycosyltransferase family 1 protein: MKIGINASFLRKQNTGIGQVTANFVKKVAECQTLKDRNQKFEYFLYLEEKLQKNIKLPENFHERVFLPPYKRDDIIRSIWWQKFILPKKAAEDGCNVFLSLYQCATIMPKNIRHIMVVHDILLEFFPQYINNLRKKYFWYLSKQAIKKADKIISVSHRTEKDLIQHLEINPKKISVSHVDVDEIYKRNVSQFESQHILNKYNLEAGYIYNGGGMEIRKNTENVLKAYKLLWDKYGQNGWLPKLVISGKLMPELAPLVTDAKKLVKELNLENRVILLDYVPQEDLPAIYNNAVLFVYPSLYEGFGLPILEAMNQGIPVITSKVSSLPEIGSDSVLYCDPKKAEDIAMVIKNVLNNNHLKAALSMKGRERANHFSFENFLEKFFNIIKNLK, translated from the coding sequence ATGAAAATAGGAATTAATGCGTCATTTTTACGCAAACAAAATACAGGCATAGGCCAGGTAACTGCTAATTTTGTCAAAAAAGTGGCAGAATGTCAAACATTAAAAGACAGAAACCAAAAGTTTGAATACTTTTTATATCTTGAAGAAAAATTGCAAAAAAACATAAAATTACCGGAAAATTTCCATGAAAGAGTTTTTCTTCCGCCATATAAAAGAGACGACATTATACGCTCAATATGGTGGCAAAAATTTATTCTTCCAAAAAAAGCTGCAGAAGACGGATGCAATGTCTTCCTGAGCTTATATCAATGCGCTACAATTATGCCTAAAAACATAAGGCATATTATGGTTGTGCATGACATATTGTTAGAATTTTTTCCCCAATATATTAATAATTTACGTAAAAAATATTTTTGGTATCTTAGCAAACAAGCAATCAAGAAAGCTGACAAAATAATTTCCGTTTCTCATCGTACAGAAAAAGATCTCATCCAACACCTTGAAATCAATCCGAAAAAAATATCTGTTTCCCATGTTGATGTTGATGAGATTTATAAAAGAAACGTTTCGCAATTCGAAAGTCAGCACATTCTCAATAAATACAATCTAGAGGCAGGATATATATATAATGGTGGAGGAATGGAAATCCGTAAAAACACCGAGAATGTTTTAAAAGCCTATAAATTACTTTGGGATAAATACGGACAAAATGGTTGGCTGCCAAAACTTGTTATATCTGGAAAATTAATGCCTGAATTGGCTCCGCTTGTGACAGACGCAAAGAAACTTGTCAAAGAATTGAATTTAGAAAATCGCGTGATACTTCTGGATTATGTTCCTCAGGAGGATTTGCCTGCTATTTATAATAATGCTGTCTTGTTTGTCTACCCGTCTCTCTATGAAGGTTTCGGACTTCCTATACTTGAAGCTATGAATCAGGGAATCCCTGTTATTACTTCAAAAGTTTCCTCGTTGCCTGAAATTGGAAGCGATTCTGTTTTGTATTGTGATCCCAAGAAAGCCGAAGATATAGCGATGGTAATAAAAAACGTCTTGAATAATAATCATCTAAAAGCGGCACTTTCAATGAAAGGCAGGGAACGTGCAAATCACTTTTCTTTCGAAAATTTTTTAGAGAAATTTTTTAACATAATAAAAAATTTGAAGTGA
- a CDS encoding O-antigen ligase family protein, with translation MTKKYLFFACLVIIIFLIWFSNIGLLPFSNTIDFLFFAFLGLLFAVYRPGWAFVFLIGSIGMENVNVASQNFGLFVRPYQILGGLIAVALGVRFVMKKINFYFPKFGWHDALPIIFVSGGFLSILLAQNKLVGFKQSVVALSFVVLYFLARIYIQSLDDLKRIAPFFIGGGLLVALYAILQNIIFIQGGDSHEIMPGRPNGTFAEPDWLGIFLVFLTAAIFSLIYYFEKNKNKLLIVICWIIITFTFIALMLTVSRSSWLGTLLVTIFFLKIMLTGGLLKVSEWDWKKFTRALINVIAVLIISIGVIYIFNLSRFQIWNRAASTGGLQKITVACIAQNSSVPEKIANINELEKYGCRHINLEDIRKEKDLGKEIREIYRPDPNVNIRAGIYRKSIEQIKQHPILGIGWGNISEVLGTDERGAGLNASNIFLEIWLGAGLIGIVSFLFLLGYIFIKGAIIFLDKKNEDKTIAVFLLLGWAAVVVPNIFNSGIFLGFLWVYLAIAVSLTENKQE, from the coding sequence ATGACAAAAAAATATCTTTTTTTTGCTTGTTTAGTAATAATAATTTTTTTAATCTGGTTTTCTAATATTGGTCTTTTGCCTTTTTCAAATACAATTGACTTCCTGTTTTTTGCCTTTTTGGGTCTTCTTTTTGCCGTCTATCGCCCTGGTTGGGCATTTGTTTTCCTTATTGGATCAATAGGAATGGAAAATGTGAATGTTGCTTCGCAGAATTTCGGTTTATTTGTCAGGCCATATCAGATACTCGGAGGATTGATAGCTGTTGCTTTGGGTGTCAGATTTGTAATGAAAAAAATAAATTTTTATTTTCCGAAATTTGGATGGCATGATGCGTTGCCAATCATTTTTGTTTCTGGAGGTTTTTTGAGTATTCTTTTGGCGCAAAATAAATTAGTGGGGTTTAAACAGTCAGTTGTTGCATTATCTTTTGTAGTTCTTTACTTCTTGGCAAGAATTTACATTCAATCTCTTGATGATCTTAAACGCATAGCCCCTTTTTTTATTGGCGGAGGATTGCTTGTTGCTCTTTATGCGATTTTGCAGAATATTATTTTCATTCAGGGAGGAGATTCTCATGAAATAATGCCTGGCAGGCCGAATGGTACTTTCGCAGAACCTGACTGGCTGGGAATATTTTTGGTATTTTTGACAGCAGCCATTTTTTCTTTAATTTATTATTTTGAAAAAAATAAAAATAAGTTGCTAATTGTAATTTGCTGGATAATTATCACTTTTACTTTCATAGCTTTAATGCTAACCGTTTCCCGCAGTTCCTGGCTGGGTACTTTACTGGTTACGATATTTTTCCTGAAAATAATGCTTACAGGAGGGTTATTGAAAGTGTCCGAATGGGATTGGAAAAAATTTACGCGTGCATTAATAAATGTTATAGCGGTATTAATTATAAGTATTGGTGTTATTTATATTTTCAATCTCTCACGTTTCCAAATTTGGAATCGTGCGGCGAGTACAGGAGGTTTGCAAAAAATAACTGTTGCTTGCATAGCACAAAATTCAAGTGTCCCTGAAAAAATTGCCAATATTAATGAATTAGAAAAATATGGATGCAGGCACATAAATTTGGAAGATATTAGAAAAGAAAAGGATTTAGGAAAAGAAATAAGAGAAATTTACAGGCCGGATCCGAATGTAAATATCCGTGCCGGAATTTACAGAAAATCAATTGAACAAATCAAACAGCATCCGATTTTGGGAATCGGGTGGGGGAATATCAGTGAAGTCTTAGGCACGGATGAACGCGGTGCAGGCCTCAACGCCAGCAATATATTCCTGGAAATTTGGCTGGGGGCAGGATTGATCGGAATAGTTTCATTTTTGTTTTTATTGGGGTATATTTTTATCAAAGGTGCGATAATATTCTTGGATAAAAAAAACGAAGACAAAACTATTGCAGTTTTCCTTCTTCTCGGTTGGGCGGCAGTTGTAGTTCCGAATATTTTCAACTCAGGAATATTCCTCGGATTTTTATGGGTATATCTAGCGATAGCTGTTTCCTTAACTGAAAATAAACAGGAATAA
- a CDS encoding glycosyltransferase family 1 protein, which translates to MRIGIDIRLIGKKRTGDETVIFNLVKNLALIDESNEYFLFTDTKEEKNISEIKKDLGIANKNNFKTVSLSAGNKFIWNAWVLPRYLKNNPVDVYHTQYITPWFVPREIKIITTIHDISFNFFPQFIKFSDLFFLKTLIPISLKRADKIIAVSQFTREEIIKFYKIAPGKVDYVYNSISDEFLDGDIPEEKLREVKNKYALPEKFILYIGTLQPRKNIPQLIEAFARIKDRLGEFKLVICGNKQGHNYDRRIENSIETNGLKNEVIFPGFIEEKDKKSVYKLAHLFVFPSLYEGFGIPVLESMSQKVPVAASDIPSLREIAGDGAEYFNASSLDNFSQVMYSICVNERLRKEVMQSGAERINFFSWKKSAEKLLAIYKNL; encoded by the coding sequence ATGCGAATAGGCATCGATATAAGGCTGATAGGCAAAAAAAGGACCGGTGATGAAACGGTAATTTTTAATTTGGTGAAAAATCTGGCTTTGATTGATGAAAGTAATGAATATTTTTTATTTACAGATACGAAAGAAGAAAAAAATATATCGGAAATAAAAAAAGATTTAGGAATTGCAAATAAAAATAATTTTAAAACTGTTTCATTATCAGCAGGGAACAAATTTATTTGGAATGCCTGGGTTTTGCCAAGATATTTAAAAAATAATCCGGTGGACGTCTATCATACGCAATATATTACTCCTTGGTTCGTTCCCAGGGAAATAAAAATTATAACTACAATCCATGATATTTCTTTTAATTTTTTCCCGCAATTCATAAAATTTTCCGATCTGTTTTTTTTAAAAACGCTTATTCCTATAAGTCTAAAAAGAGCCGACAAAATTATTGCCGTGTCGCAATTTACCAGAGAAGAAATAATAAAATTTTACAAAATAGCTCCAGGTAAAGTTGATTATGTCTATAATTCCATCAGTGATGAATTTTTAGATGGCGATATTCCTGAAGAAAAACTAAGAGAGGTCAAGAATAAATATGCTTTGCCTGAAAAATTCATTTTATACATCGGGACATTACAACCTAGAAAAAACATTCCGCAACTAATCGAAGCTTTTGCGCGTATTAAGGATAGGCTGGGAGAGTTTAAGTTAGTAATATGCGGCAATAAACAAGGCCATAATTATGACAGGAGAATAGAAAATTCAATAGAAACAAATGGCCTGAAAAATGAAGTTATTTTTCCTGGATTTATTGAGGAAAAAGACAAAAAATCCGTTTATAAATTGGCTCATCTTTTTGTCTTTCCGTCACTTTATGAAGGATTTGGAATCCCAGTTCTCGAGTCTATGAGCCAAAAAGTACCAGTGGCTGCTTCAGATATACCTAGCTTAAGGGAAATTGCCGGAGATGGCGCTGAATATTTTAATGCAAGCTCCCTTGATAATTTTTCTCAGGTAATGTATAGTATTTGTGTTAATGAAAGACTCAGAAAAGAGGTGATGCAGTCGGGCGCTGAAAGGATCAACTTTTTTTCTTGGAAAAAGTCTGCTGAAAAATTACTTGCAATATATAAGAATTTATAG
- a CDS encoding LCP family protein, which produces MIDENADYKENSDNSLKKKKKRWLAPLLIVIAVFVFVGGFFAWKTGFTFSKISTKGSGGFFDSLAHAIPGVKDTLKGEEEDRINIALLGMRGENDSSGGTLADTIIVASIEPKANRIALVSVPRDLWVKNPGTQSYSKINAVHAYGEEDGKGQGLSQMEKVLEEVLGSQIHYAVKIDFKGFVDLVDAIGGVEITLDKPFEEGVQFNKPHVCDSYFTVPTGEYENKTVTYFSESSRTYKKRIVASYPLCTAPSSTLECGGNFKLPAGTQTLNAKQTLCFVRSRETSSDFERAKRQQIIIKEIQKKVTSIGTLSDFSKVNAILDALGNNVKTDMQAWEMKRLYDLYKTMQSPQIAQRVLENSQEGLLYVPAETPERGYTLQPIGDNYDRIHEMFKNIFTLPEQSDIKPK; this is translated from the coding sequence ATGATAGACGAAAATGCAGATTATAAAGAGAATTCGGATAATTCTCTAAAGAAAAAAAAGAAGAGGTGGCTAGCGCCGCTTTTAATTGTTATTGCAGTGTTTGTTTTTGTAGGTGGCTTTTTTGCTTGGAAAACAGGATTTACTTTCAGCAAAATTTCGACTAAGGGCAGTGGAGGATTTTTTGACAGCCTAGCACATGCTATTCCTGGGGTTAAAGATACATTGAAGGGCGAAGAAGAAGATCGCATAAACATTGCTCTCTTGGGCATGCGTGGTGAAAACGATTCTTCTGGTGGTACTCTAGCTGATACGATCATAGTTGCCAGTATTGAGCCAAAGGCAAATAGAATTGCGCTAGTATCGGTCCCAAGAGATTTGTGGGTAAAAAATCCCGGAACACAGAGTTACAGCAAAATAAATGCTGTGCATGCTTATGGGGAAGAAGATGGAAAAGGGCAGGGACTTTCTCAAATGGAAAAGGTTTTGGAAGAGGTTTTGGGTTCGCAGATACACTATGCTGTAAAAATTGATTTCAAAGGTTTTGTTGATTTGGTTGATGCTATCGGTGGGGTAGAAATTACATTAGATAAGCCTTTTGAGGAAGGCGTACAGTTTAACAAGCCACATGTATGTGATTCTTATTTTACTGTTCCAACGGGAGAATATGAAAATAAAACAGTAACATATTTCAGTGAATCATCGCGTACTTACAAAAAGAGAATAGTTGCAAGCTATCCTTTATGTACGGCGCCATCCAGCACATTGGAATGCGGAGGAAATTTTAAATTACCTGCTGGCACTCAAACTTTGAATGCTAAACAAACCTTATGTTTTGTACGTTCACGTGAAACATCAAGTGATTTCGAAAGAGCCAAACGGCAGCAGATAATTATTAAAGAAATTCAGAAAAAAGTGACAAGCATTGGCACGCTAAGTGATTTTAGCAAAGTAAATGCCATTCTTGATGCGCTTGGAAATAATGTAAAAACAGACATGCAGGCCTGGGAAATGAAAAGGTTATATGATTTGTATAAAACGATGCAGAGCCCTCAAATAGCTCAGCGGGTTCTTGAGAATTCCCAAGAAGGGTTGCTATATGTTCCAGCTGAAACACCTGAGAGAGGTTATACTTTGCAACCGATAGGGGATAATTATGATCGTATTCATGAAATGTTTAAAAATATCTTCACTCTTCCTGAGCAGTCGGATATAAAACCAAAATAA